A region from the Rhizobium sp. ARZ01 genome encodes:
- a CDS encoding hydroxyethylthiazole kinase, translated as MRDLPSPQMAARLLARVREQRPRVHCLMNTVVQKFTADGITVVGGIPSMTSSREEIADFVAKADALTVNLGTLDAERRTVILRAVEVANAGRKPWILDPVHCDYSPSRLAFARDLIALKPTIVRGNRSEMELIGATAESLRIQTGPVDYLAQGSVTVRIANGHRWMAEVTGTGCLSGGVIAAFMAVEEAPLSAAACALTVTGVAAECAANNAAGPGTFGVALLDALSALGEKELVALARIEHDQD; from the coding sequence ATGCGCGACCTTCCATCCCCGCAAATGGCGGCCCGGCTTCTTGCCCGCGTCAGGGAACAGCGCCCGCGCGTCCACTGCCTGATGAACACCGTGGTGCAGAAATTCACCGCCGACGGCATCACCGTCGTCGGCGGCATTCCCTCCATGACCTCTTCGCGTGAGGAGATCGCCGACTTCGTGGCGAAGGCGGATGCGCTGACCGTCAACCTCGGCACGCTAGATGCCGAGCGACGGACGGTGATCCTGCGCGCCGTCGAGGTCGCCAATGCCGGCAGAAAGCCCTGGATCCTCGACCCTGTTCATTGCGACTACTCGCCGTCACGTCTGGCGTTCGCCCGCGACCTGATCGCGCTTAAGCCGACGATCGTGCGCGGCAACCGGTCGGAAATGGAGCTGATTGGCGCGACCGCGGAAAGCCTGCGGATCCAGACAGGCCCCGTCGATTATCTGGCACAGGGAAGCGTGACGGTGCGCATCGCCAACGGCCATCGCTGGATGGCGGAGGTGACGGGCACCGGCTGTCTCTCGGGCGGTGTCATCGCCGCCTTCATGGCGGTGGAAGAGGCCCCGCTGAGCGCCGCTGCCTGCGCGCTCACTGTTACCGGCGTTGCCGCCGAATGCGCGGCAAATAATGCCGCCGGACCGGGCACGTTCGGCGTCGCGCTTCTCGATGCGCTCTCCGCGCTCGGTGAAAAAGAACTCGTTGCTCTTGCAAGGATCGAACATGACCAAGATTGA
- a CDS encoding ABC transporter permease: MRALHAGLALSALVTLWQAAVWLFDPPSYLIPSPMAVAAALAQRPGLFVEHGLVTLGEILAGFLSGTVFGIATAFGLAALPRVGQLVWPMVLILQALPVFVLAPILVLWLGFGMASKVAMTTIIIFFPVASAFADGLRRTDRAILDAVSLTAATHWQALVSIRAPLALPGLVSGLRVAAPLAPLGAVIGEWVGASAGLGFVMVQANARMQTDSVFAAMAMLAVLTILLRIAVDRLTAGLTPWVAETDPTAFPSLRRRTQR; this comes from the coding sequence ATGCGGGCCCTACATGCGGGGCTGGCGCTGTCGGCACTCGTCACTCTGTGGCAGGCCGCGGTCTGGCTTTTTGATCCCCCCTCCTACCTGATTCCGTCGCCTATGGCGGTCGCAGCGGCATTGGCGCAGCGTCCCGGCCTTTTCGTCGAGCATGGTCTGGTGACGCTCGGAGAAATCCTGGCCGGGTTTCTGTCCGGCACCGTCTTTGGCATCGCCACGGCGTTCGGCCTGGCGGCACTGCCGCGGGTCGGCCAGCTCGTCTGGCCCATGGTTCTGATCCTGCAGGCCCTTCCCGTCTTCGTGCTGGCGCCGATCCTGGTGCTCTGGCTCGGCTTCGGCATGGCGTCGAAGGTGGCGATGACGACGATCATCATCTTCTTTCCGGTGGCGTCCGCCTTTGCCGACGGGCTGCGGCGCACCGATCGCGCAATCCTAGACGCGGTATCGCTGACGGCGGCGACTCACTGGCAGGCACTGGTCAGCATCCGCGCGCCGCTGGCCCTGCCCGGTCTCGTCTCGGGCCTTCGCGTCGCAGCCCCGCTCGCTCCGCTCGGCGCAGTGATCGGCGAATGGGTGGGCGCCTCTGCCGGGCTCGGCTTCGTCATGGTGCAGGCCAATGCCCGTATGCAGACCGACTCGGTCTTTGCCGCCATGGCTATGCTTGCTGTGCTGACCATCCTTTTGCGGATCGCCGTCGACCGCCTCACCGCCGGCCTCACCCCCTGGGTCGCCGAGACAGATCCCACCGCCTTCCCGTCCTTACGCAGGAGAACTCAACGATGA
- a CDS encoding NAD-glutamate dehydrogenase encodes MTTRSSNTRREKQIEAATVAAVKRGEKFIDPAILFGRASNDDLDIYSAEMLAATAAHAYSEIFAWDGCEPRVTVTNIAVASQGTPVSILSVSDRNQPFLYDSVMGEVTSTHRDIHLAVHPILVIEPDQEPKLFSPDEASDPIHRVSHIEIHLSALGASEAAGLIERIRHVLSQVHLAVGDWKPMMDTLALAVAEMGANGSTRRQADKDEAIAFLDWLRDNNFTFLGMREYTYSGKGEKALVERGTGKGLGILSDPDVRVLRLGKDAVTTTPEILAFLEGPEFLIVTKANVRSVVHRRAYMDYIGVKRFDADGNVTGELRIVGLFTSTAYTHAASQIPLLRSKVQAIVDHFGYDPQSHSGKMLINTLEAYPRDDLFQIDTGLLATFCEQINELGDRPRIRVLPRIDHFDRFVSVIVYVPREQYDSDVREKIGAYLKMVYDGRVSAYYPAFPEGGLARVHFIIGRSGGKTPRIPQKKLELAIRDIATRWSDRFEALAGVDATKLIAPQAYQEAFTPAEAHADLGIFEAATEADPIHIAFYRKADNTDTKTLELKIFHAGDAVSLSRRVPLLENLGFNVVSEQTHDIEVVQEDGSRRLVVLHDMELRHRDGLDINLPKLAGVLKEAFLSAWHGRTDDDTFNRLVMTAGLDAREIMVVRAYARYLRQTGIAYSQDYIADTLNKYPLIAADLFQLFSTRFDPGIAERKRDKRGGELSTKIEEALAGVPSLDEDRILRRYINAIQSTLRTNYFQRDGEGQPLATLAFKLDPQALEGLPDPKPFREIFVYGAEVEGVHLRYGRVARGGLRWSDRAQDYRTEVLGLVKAQQVKNSVIVPVGAKGGFYPKQLPVGGSRDAVFNAGKEAYKTFIRTLLSVTDNIEGQDVVPPRDTVRVDGDDPYFVVAADKGTATFSDTANGLAQEAGFWLDDAFASGGSAGYDHKKMGITARGAWETVKRHFREMDIDIQKTPFSVVGVGDMSGDVFGNGMLLSRKTRLIAAFDHRDIFIDPSPDTELSFAERKRMFALPRSSWQDYDRAALSKGAMIIPRTEKSVTLTSEAMAAIGIDKQKATPFEIMTAILKAPVDLLWFGGIGTYVRAASETDAEVGDRANDAIRVTGEEVQAKVIGEGANLGVTQRGRIAFGLKGGRCNSDAIDNSAGVNSSDVEVNIKIALASAMREERLTRPKRNTLLASMTDEVAHLVLRNNYLQSLAISLCERQGQANRTGLSRMMTRLEAAGQLNRKVEMLPSDQVMDERYRAGKPLTRPEIGVLLSYAKLVLFDEILDSDLPDDPYFEPTLVGYFPAKMQRTYGQDIRSHRLRREIIATILANGVINRGGPAFVSQLTDGTGYSSADVVKAAMLAFEGYELFPLYAAADALDNAIAGSAQNEVYEDLGRIFSNATALLLTTGAINAPMETAVHKLKQALKQLRPHLAGLMPEAAREELRRKALSFEDKGVPEQLAGEIADLLAMSFVPEIMLIATQTADNLVRTAQTYAGISETLNVGALLGAAGRVPTTDLYESLALARNLSDIANARRELTMSVLAKHKGDKNPLSAWRSADAERLGMVTGRLGALTEAGEATLAKISVAAGVLSDLAHGRAR; translated from the coding sequence ATGACAACGCGCAGCAGCAATACCAGGCGAGAGAAACAGATCGAAGCGGCAACGGTCGCCGCGGTGAAGCGAGGAGAGAAGTTCATCGATCCCGCGATCCTGTTCGGACGCGCCAGCAACGACGATCTCGACATCTATAGCGCCGAGATGCTGGCAGCGACCGCCGCTCACGCCTATTCCGAGATCTTTGCTTGGGATGGTTGCGAACCGCGCGTGACGGTCACCAATATCGCCGTCGCCTCGCAAGGAACGCCGGTCTCGATCCTGTCGGTGAGCGACCGTAACCAGCCCTTCCTGTACGACTCGGTGATGGGGGAGGTGACGAGCACGCACCGCGACATCCATCTCGCGGTCCACCCGATCCTGGTGATCGAACCGGACCAGGAGCCAAAACTCTTCTCTCCGGACGAGGCCAGTGATCCGATCCATCGCGTCAGCCACATCGAGATCCATCTCTCCGCCCTGGGCGCATCCGAGGCGGCAGGTCTGATCGAGCGTATCCGCCACGTGCTCTCCCAGGTGCATCTGGCTGTTGGCGACTGGAAGCCGATGATGGACACACTTGCGCTTGCCGTCGCGGAGATGGGGGCGAACGGGTCCACACGCCGTCAGGCCGACAAGGATGAGGCCATTGCCTTCCTGGACTGGCTGCGCGACAACAACTTCACCTTCCTCGGGATGCGCGAGTACACTTATAGCGGAAAGGGTGAAAAGGCCCTGGTCGAGCGCGGCACGGGCAAGGGGCTCGGCATCCTCTCCGATCCGGATGTGCGGGTGTTGCGGCTCGGCAAGGACGCCGTGACGACGACGCCCGAAATCCTCGCCTTCCTCGAGGGGCCCGAATTCCTGATCGTCACCAAGGCGAACGTGCGCTCGGTCGTCCACCGCCGCGCCTACATGGACTACATCGGCGTGAAGCGCTTCGATGCGGACGGCAACGTCACCGGTGAACTCCGGATCGTCGGCCTGTTCACATCCACGGCCTACACCCACGCCGCCTCGCAGATTCCGCTGCTGCGCTCCAAGGTCCAGGCGATCGTCGACCACTTCGGCTACGATCCGCAGAGCCATTCCGGCAAGATGCTGATCAACACGCTGGAAGCCTATCCGCGCGACGACCTCTTCCAAATCGATACAGGGCTGCTTGCGACGTTCTGCGAACAGATCAACGAGCTCGGCGATCGGCCGCGGATCCGCGTGCTGCCGCGCATCGATCATTTCGACCGCTTCGTCTCGGTCATCGTCTACGTGCCGCGCGAACAGTATGATTCGGACGTGCGCGAAAAGATCGGCGCGTACCTCAAGATGGTCTATGACGGGCGCGTCTCCGCCTACTATCCGGCCTTCCCCGAGGGCGGGCTGGCGCGCGTCCACTTCATCATCGGCCGCTCCGGCGGCAAGACGCCGCGCATCCCGCAGAAGAAGCTCGAACTGGCGATCCGCGACATCGCGACCCGCTGGAGCGACCGCTTCGAGGCGCTGGCCGGAGTCGATGCGACCAAGCTGATCGCACCCCAGGCCTATCAGGAGGCCTTCACCCCGGCGGAAGCCCACGCCGACCTTGGCATCTTCGAGGCGGCGACCGAGGCCGACCCGATCCACATCGCCTTCTACCGCAAGGCCGACAACACCGACACGAAGACGCTCGAGCTGAAGATCTTCCATGCGGGCGACGCCGTGTCGCTCTCCCGGCGCGTGCCGCTTCTGGAAAATCTCGGCTTCAACGTGGTGAGCGAGCAGACGCATGACATCGAGGTCGTGCAGGAGGACGGTTCGCGGCGCCTCGTCGTGCTGCACGACATGGAACTGCGCCATCGCGACGGGCTGGACATCAACCTGCCGAAGCTGGCAGGCGTTCTGAAGGAAGCCTTCCTGTCGGCCTGGCACGGCCGCACGGACGACGACACCTTCAATCGACTGGTGATGACGGCCGGCCTCGATGCGCGCGAGATCATGGTGGTGCGTGCCTATGCGCGCTACCTGCGACAGACCGGGATCGCCTATTCGCAGGACTATATCGCCGATACGCTGAACAAGTACCCACTCATCGCCGCCGACCTGTTCCAGCTATTTTCGACGCGATTTGACCCTGGTATTGCCGAGCGCAAGCGCGACAAGCGCGGGGGCGAACTCTCCACCAAGATCGAAGAAGCGCTGGCCGGCGTGCCAAGCCTCGATGAGGACCGGATCCTGCGCCGCTACATCAACGCGATCCAGTCGACGCTCCGGACGAACTACTTCCAGCGCGACGGCGAGGGCCAGCCGCTTGCCACCCTTGCCTTCAAACTCGACCCGCAAGCGCTCGAAGGTCTGCCGGACCCAAAACCCTTCCGCGAGATCTTCGTCTACGGGGCAGAGGTCGAGGGCGTGCATTTGCGCTACGGCCGCGTCGCCCGTGGTGGTCTGCGCTGGTCCGACCGCGCCCAGGACTACCGCACCGAGGTGCTAGGGCTGGTGAAGGCACAGCAGGTCAAGAACTCCGTGATCGTGCCGGTCGGCGCGAAGGGCGGCTTCTATCCGAAGCAGCTGCCGGTCGGCGGCAGCCGTGATGCCGTCTTCAACGCCGGCAAGGAAGCCTACAAGACCTTCATCCGCACTCTGCTTTCGGTGACCGACAACATCGAGGGGCAGGACGTCGTGCCGCCGCGCGACACCGTGCGGGTCGATGGTGACGATCCCTATTTCGTCGTCGCCGCCGACAAGGGTACGGCGACCTTCTCCGACACGGCGAATGGGCTTGCGCAGGAGGCCGGCTTCTGGCTGGACGACGCGTTCGCCTCCGGCGGTTCGGCCGGCTACGACCACAAGAAGATGGGCATCACCGCACGCGGTGCCTGGGAGACGGTGAAGCGGCATTTCCGCGAGATGGATATCGACATCCAGAAGACGCCGTTCTCGGTCGTCGGCGTCGGCGACATGTCGGGCGACGTCTTCGGCAACGGCATGCTCCTGTCGCGCAAGACGCGGCTGATCGCCGCCTTCGACCACCGCGACATCTTCATCGATCCGAGCCCGGATACCGAACTCTCCTTCGCCGAGCGCAAGCGCATGTTCGCGCTGCCGCGTTCGAGCTGGCAGGATTATGACCGCGCCGCCCTTTCCAAGGGTGCGATGATCATCCCGCGCACGGAAAAGTCGGTGACGTTGACGAGCGAGGCGATGGCCGCGATCGGCATCGACAAGCAGAAGGCGACGCCGTTCGAGATCATGACCGCGATCCTCAAGGCGCCGGTCGACCTCCTCTGGTTCGGCGGCATCGGCACCTATGTCCGCGCCGCCAGCGAAACGGATGCGGAAGTGGGCGACCGCGCCAACGACGCCATCCGCGTCACCGGCGAGGAGGTGCAGGCCAAGGTGATCGGCGAGGGCGCCAACCTCGGCGTCACCCAGCGCGGCCGCATCGCCTTCGGCTTGAAGGGTGGACGGTGCAATTCGGATGCGATCGACAACTCCGCCGGCGTCAACTCCTCCGACGTGGAGGTGAACATCAAGATCGCGCTCGCCTCGGCCATGCGCGAGGAGCGGCTGACCCGGCCGAAGCGCAACACGCTGCTGGCCTCGATGACCGACGAGGTCGCCCACCTCGTGCTGCGCAACAACTACCTGCAGTCGCTGGCGATCTCGCTCTGCGAACGGCAGGGCCAGGCGAACCGGACCGGACTGTCGCGGATGATGACGCGGCTGGAGGCGGCCGGACAGCTGAACCGCAAGGTCGAGATGCTGCCGAGCGACCAGGTGATGGACGAGCGCTATCGCGCCGGCAAGCCGCTGACGCGGCCGGAGATCGGCGTGCTTCTCTCCTATGCCAAGCTCGTGCTCTTCGACGAGATCCTCGACAGCGACCTGCCGGACGATCCCTATTTCGAGCCGACGCTCGTCGGATACTTCCCGGCGAAGATGCAGCGCACCTATGGGCAGGACATCCGTTCGCACCGGCTGCGTCGCGAGATCATCGCGACGATCCTGGCAAACGGCGTGATCAACCGCGGCGGGCCGGCCTTCGTCAGCCAGTTGACCGACGGCACCGGCTATTCGAGCGCCGACGTCGTCAAGGCGGCCATGCTCGCCTTTGAAGGCTACGAGCTGTTTCCGCTATACGCTGCCGCCGATGCGCTCGACAATGCGATTGCCGGTTCGGCGCAGAACGAGGTCTACGAGGATCTCGGCCGGATCTTCTCCAATGCCACGGCCCTTCTCTTGACCACCGGCGCCATCAACGCGCCGATGGAGACGGCCGTGCACAAGCTGAAGCAGGCCCTCAAGCAGCTACGGCCGCATCTTGCCGGGCTGATGCCCGAGGCCGCCCGCGAGGAACTGCGCCGCAAGGCGCTGTCCTTCGAGGACAAGGGCGTGCCCGAGCAGCTTGCGGGCGAGATCGCCGATTTGCTCGCCATGAGCTTCGTTCCGGAGATCATGCTGATTGCGACGCAAACCGCCGACAATCTCGTACGCACCGCGCAAACCTATGCCGGCATCAGCGAAACGCTCAACGTCGGGGCGCTTCTCGGTGCCGCCGGGCGCGTTCCGACGACGGACCTTTACGAGTCGCTCGCACTGGCCCGCAACCTTTCGGACATCGCCAATGCGCGGCGCGAACTCACCATGTCGGTGCTCGCCAAGCACAAGGGCGACAAGAACCCGCTTTCGGCCTGGCGCTCGGCCGACGCCGAGCGGCTGGGCATGGTGACGGGACGCCTGGGTGCGTTGACCGAGGCGGGAGAGGCGACGCTTGCGAAGATCTCCGTCGCCGCGGGCGTCCTGAGCGACCTTGCACACGGCCGGGCAAGGTGA
- the thiE gene encoding thiamine phosphate synthase, with product MTKIDYRLNALVDAGLTAVGPLPQLANLAASNGATLIQYRDKTASTRTMIETARAICEALAGSGVPLVVNDRVDVALAAGADGVHLGADDMDAETARRLLGPNAIIGLTVKNAADAERAGRAPVDYACIGGVFETLSKVNPDPPVGIEGFASLRAQLRALNPALLVGAIAGIDLDRIPSVINAGADGVAVISAIFRAPDIAAAARALRASVDAGLDGRAA from the coding sequence ATGACCAAGATTGACTACCGATTGAACGCGCTGGTCGATGCGGGGCTTACCGCTGTCGGCCCGCTTCCGCAGCTTGCGAACCTTGCGGCAAGCAATGGCGCGACGCTGATCCAGTATCGCGACAAGACAGCATCCACGCGCACGATGATCGAGACGGCGCGGGCCATCTGCGAAGCGCTTGCCGGCAGCGGCGTGCCGCTCGTCGTCAACGATCGGGTGGACGTGGCGCTTGCGGCCGGTGCGGACGGGGTGCATCTCGGCGCCGACGACATGGATGCCGAGACCGCGCGGCGGCTGCTGGGACCGAACGCGATCATCGGCCTGACGGTGAAGAACGCAGCGGACGCGGAGCGGGCCGGTCGGGCGCCCGTCGACTATGCCTGCATCGGCGGGGTGTTCGAGACACTGTCGAAGGTGAACCCCGATCCGCCGGTGGGCATAGAGGGGTTTGCCAGCTTGCGCGCGCAGCTTCGCGCCCTGAACCCGGCATTGCTCGTCGGCGCGATCGCCGGCATCGATCTCGACCGCATTCCGTCCGTCATCAATGCCGGGGCAGACGGAGTTGCCGTGATCTCGGCGATCTTCCGCGCTCCCGACATCGCGGCAGCGGCCCGCGCCTTGCGGGCGTCGGTCGATGCGGGGCTCGACGGGAGGGCGGCATGA
- a CDS encoding ABC transporter substrate-binding protein, whose protein sequence is MKIRTLSFAIVALSGLLAAAPTQAADKLTVLLEWFVNPDHAPMVIAKERGLFAAAGLDVELVPPADASAVPRLVAAKQADIGVHYQPNLYLDHAAGLPLVRFGTLVETPLNTVTVLADGPIRSLKDLKGKKVGFSVSGFEDAMLKRMLASDGLSNDDVALINVNFSLSPSLIGGKVDATLGGFRNFELTQMRLEGHEGRAFFPEEHGVPVYDELIFVTHKDLAADDRLPRFLAAVEQASVYLTNHPQEAWQLFIKAHPDLDDELNRQAFTDTLPRFAKRPAALDRGRYERFGAFMKESGLIEEAPAIEDVAIEIR, encoded by the coding sequence ATGAAAATACGCACCCTTTCCTTCGCGATCGTCGCCCTATCGGGGCTTCTAGCGGCCGCCCCGACGCAGGCGGCCGACAAGCTCACCGTTCTCCTCGAATGGTTCGTCAACCCGGATCACGCGCCGATGGTGATCGCCAAGGAGCGCGGTCTTTTCGCCGCGGCCGGGCTGGACGTCGAGCTTGTTCCGCCGGCGGATGCATCCGCGGTGCCGCGGCTCGTTGCGGCGAAACAGGCCGATATCGGCGTACATTACCAGCCCAATCTCTATCTCGACCATGCCGCCGGTTTACCGCTCGTGCGCTTCGGCACGCTGGTGGAAACCCCGCTCAACACGGTCACCGTGCTCGCCGATGGCCCGATCAGGAGCCTGAAGGACCTGAAGGGAAAGAAGGTCGGGTTTTCGGTCTCGGGCTTCGAGGATGCGATGCTGAAGCGCATGCTTGCCTCAGATGGGTTGAGCAATGACGACGTCGCGCTCATCAACGTCAACTTCTCGCTGTCGCCGTCGCTGATCGGCGGCAAGGTGGATGCCACGCTCGGCGGCTTTCGCAATTTCGAGCTGACGCAGATGCGGCTCGAAGGCCACGAGGGCCGCGCCTTCTTCCCGGAGGAGCATGGGGTTCCGGTTTACGACGAATTGATCTTCGTGACGCACAAGGACCTTGCCGCCGACGATCGCCTGCCGCGCTTCCTCGCGGCCGTCGAACAGGCGTCCGTGTATCTCACCAATCACCCGCAGGAGGCCTGGCAGCTCTTCATCAAGGCCCATCCCGACCTCGACGACGAACTGAACCGCCAGGCCTTCACCGACACGCTGCCGCGCTTTGCCAAGCGGCCGGCCGCGCTCGACCGGGGCCGGTACGAGCGGTTCGGCGCCTTCATGAAAGAGAGCGGCCTGATCGAAGAGGCGCCGGCGATCGAAGACGTCGCGATCGAGATCCGGTGA
- a CDS encoding MFS transporter, whose translation MTGRQDTGGRRTGRLGIWGWMLFDWAAQPFFTVITTFIFGPYLVSRLAADPVAGQAAWSYTLTISGIIIAVLSPVLGAVADRTGRRKPWIGFFAVVQIVSLWALWYAAPGTGLFVSLTMIVLATIAAEFSIVFNDSMMPRLVKPEEAGRISNLAWGLGYLGGMIVLIGVVLLLAANPDTGRTTLGIEPLFGLDAAKGEDARITGPLSAVWYLVFVLPMFLFTPDGGRGMRIGPAVTAGFADLRHTFAELKGRPGIVRFLIARMIYQDGVNGLLALGGTFAAGMFAWQTMELGIYGIILNVVAIGGCLWASRLDGHFGSKGVVVASLICLTIATLGIVSTAPGHTLFGLIPLSSADSGGLFGTAAEKAYIVYGLLVGIAFGPVQASARSYLARSVAPEEAGRYFGLYALTGRATSFAAPLSVGLITSATGSAALGMGALVAFLAVGLVLLLPAPYPAHDPATRAAA comes from the coding sequence ATGACGGGAAGGCAAGATACGGGCGGGCGCCGGACAGGGCGGCTCGGCATCTGGGGCTGGATGCTGTTCGACTGGGCGGCCCAACCCTTCTTCACCGTCATCACCACCTTCATCTTCGGCCCCTACCTTGTCTCGCGGCTGGCGGCGGATCCGGTCGCCGGCCAGGCCGCCTGGAGCTACACGCTCACCATCTCCGGCATCATCATCGCAGTGCTGTCGCCCGTGCTCGGCGCGGTCGCGGACAGGACCGGCCGGCGCAAGCCCTGGATCGGCTTCTTCGCCGTTGTCCAGATCGTTTCTCTCTGGGCGCTCTGGTATGCTGCGCCCGGAACAGGTCTTTTCGTGTCCCTGACGATGATCGTGCTTGCGACCATCGCCGCCGAGTTTTCCATCGTCTTCAACGATTCGATGATGCCGCGACTGGTGAAGCCCGAGGAGGCGGGGCGGATCTCGAACCTTGCCTGGGGTCTCGGCTATCTCGGCGGCATGATCGTCCTGATCGGCGTAGTGCTGCTGCTGGCGGCCAATCCGGACACCGGCAGGACCACGCTCGGCATCGAGCCGCTGTTCGGGCTGGACGCGGCCAAAGGCGAGGACGCGCGGATCACCGGGCCGCTTTCGGCCGTCTGGTATCTCGTTTTCGTCCTGCCGATGTTCCTGTTCACGCCCGATGGCGGGCGCGGCATGAGGATCGGCCCCGCTGTGACGGCGGGGTTTGCGGACTTGCGCCATACGTTTGCGGAGCTGAAGGGCCGTCCCGGCATCGTCCGCTTCCTGATTGCCCGCATGATCTATCAGGATGGCGTCAACGGGTTGCTGGCGCTGGGTGGCACGTTCGCGGCCGGCATGTTTGCCTGGCAGACGATGGAGCTCGGCATCTACGGCATCATCCTCAACGTGGTGGCGATCGGCGGCTGCCTCTGGGCGAGCCGGCTCGACGGCCACTTCGGCTCGAAGGGCGTGGTGGTCGCAAGCCTCATATGCCTGACCATCGCGACCCTCGGCATCGTCTCGACGGCGCCGGGCCATACCCTGTTCGGGCTCATCCCGCTCTCTTCCGCCGATTCCGGCGGCCTGTTCGGCACGGCGGCGGAGAAGGCCTACATCGTCTACGGGCTGCTTGTCGGCATCGCCTTCGGCCCGGTGCAGGCGTCCGCCCGCTCCTATCTGGCGCGCAGCGTGGCGCCGGAGGAGGCCGGACGCTATTTCGGTCTCTACGCGCTGACCGGGCGGGCAACTTCGTTTGCCGCCCCGCTTTCCGTCGGCCTGATCACCAGCGCGACCGGTTCGGCAGCACTCGGCATGGGGGCGCTTGTCGCCTTCCTTGCCGTCGGACTGGTTCTCCTGCTGCCGGCGCCCTATCCGGCGCACGACCCGGCTACACGCGCGGCCGCATAA